From a single Pseudorasbora parva isolate DD20220531a chromosome 15, ASM2467924v1, whole genome shotgun sequence genomic region:
- the srsf5b gene encoding serine and arginine rich splicing factor 5b, protein MSGCRIFIGRLNPSAREKDVERFFKGYGRIRDIDLKRGFGFVEFDDPRDAEDAVYELDGKELCNERVTIEHARVRLRGGRGRGGAGGGSGGGGGRFPARYSRGSQDSRRNPPPMRTENRLIVENLSSRVSWQDLKDFMRQAGEVTFADAHRPKLNEGVVEFASHNDLKNAVEKLSGKEINGRKIKLVEASRKKSRTRSRSNSSSRSRSRGRSASRSRSRSRSHSPKSHNHSRSRSPRSVSTSPVRPKEAARAESASPPTPAQRPSASRSPSADSRH, encoded by the exons atGAGCGGTTGTCGTATTTTCATTGGTCGATTAAACCCCTCTGCTCGGGAGAAGGACGTCGAGCGGTTCTTCAAAGGATATGGGAGAATCAGAGACATTGACCTGAAAAGAGGCTTCGGATTTGTG gaatTTGATGATCCAAGAGATGCGGAAGATGCTGTTTATGAGCTTGATGGAAAAGAGCTCTGCAATGAGAG agTAACTATTGAACATGCCCGTGTCCGCCTGCGTGGGGGCCGAGGTCGTGGTGGTGCTGGTGGAGGTAGTGGTGGTGGTGGAGGACGTTTCCCTGCTCGCTATAGTCGTGGCTCCCAGGACAGCCGGAG GAACCCTCCACCAATGCGTACGGAGAACCGTCTCATTGTGGAGAACTTGTCGTCAAGAGTCAGCTGGCAG GATTTAAAGGATTTCATGAGACAGGCTGGAGAGGTTACTTTTGCAGATGCCCATCGGCCAAAGCTTAATGAGGG tgtggttgaGTTTGCCAGTCATAATGATCTAAAAAATGCTGTGGAGAAGTTGTCTGGGAAAGAGATCAATGGAAGGAAAATCAAACTTGTTGAGGCATCCAGGAAAAA ATCCAGAACTCGGTCTCGTTCCAATAGCTCATCTCGTTCTCGTTCACGAGGGCGATCCGCATCACGTTCTCGTAGCCGCTCCCGTTCCCACAGCCCCAAATCACATAACCACTCAAGAAGTCGGTCACCCCGTTCAGTCAGTACCTCTCCTGTGCGGCCCAAAGAAGCAGCACGTGCTGAATCAGCATCCCCGCCGACCCCGGCACAGCGCCCCTCGGCGTCTCGTTCCCCGTCCGCTGACAGCCGTCATTAG